A region of Arvicanthis niloticus isolate mArvNil1 chromosome 18, mArvNil1.pat.X, whole genome shotgun sequence DNA encodes the following proteins:
- the Adgrg1 gene encoding adhesion G-protein coupled receptor G1 isoform X1: MGDGGRSTMAVQVPRQMVYFLLSLFFLVQGVHGGSPREDFRFCGQRNQTQQSNLHYDQSSEPHIFVWNTEETLTIRAPFPAAPDIPRLFPEPRGLYHFCLYWSRHTGKLHLRYGKHDYLLSSQASSLLCFRKPEPSLKQGAPLVATSVRSWQSSQNTSLPGAASFIFSFHNAPHKVSHNASVDMCDLKKELQMLSRYLQHPQKASRRPSAAFISQQLQSLESKLTSVNFLGDTLSFEEDRVNATVWKLPPTAGLEDLQIHSQKEEEQSEVQAYSVLLPRAVFQQTRGRRRDAAKRLLVVDFSSQALFQDNNSSQVLGQKVLGIVVQNTKVANLSDPVVLTFQHQPQPKNVTLQCVFWVEDPTSSSPGSWSSEGCETVSRDTQTSCLCNHLTYFAVLMVSSMEVEATHKHYLTLLSYVGCVISALACVFTIAAYLCSRKKSRDYTIKVHMNLLLAVFLLDVSFLLSEPVALAGSEAACRTSAMFLHFSLLACLSWMGLEGYNLYRLVVEVFGTYVPGYLLKLSIVGWGFPVFLVTLVALVDVNNYGPIILAVRRTPDRVIYPSMCWIRDSLVSYVTNLGLFSLVFLFNLAMLATMVVQILRLRPHSQKWPHVLTLLGLSLVLGLPWALVFFSFASGTFQLVILYLFSIITSFQGFLIFLWYWSMRFQAQGGPSPLKSNSDSVKLPISSGSTSSSRI, from the exons GTAGGAGTACAATGGCCGTCCAGGTGCCGCGGCAGATGGTCTACTTCCTACTGAGTCTGTTCTTTCTGGTACAAG GTGTACATGGTGGCAGTCCCCGAGAAGACTTCCGCTTCTGTGGCCAGCGGAACCAGACACAACAGAGCAACCTTCATTATGACCAATCTTCAGAGCCTCACATCTTTGTGTGGAACACAGAGGAGACTCTCACGATTCGTGCCCCCTTCCCGGCAGCCCCAGACATTCCCCGCTTATTCCCGGAGCCTAGAGGACTCTACCACTTCTGCCTCTACTGGAGCCGCCACACTGGGAAGCTCCACCTGCGCTATGGCAAGCATGATTACCTGCTTAGTAGCCAAGCCTCCAGCCTTCTCTGCTTCCGGAAACCAGAGCCGAGCCTGAAGCAGGGAGCCCCACTGGTCGCCACCTCTGTCCGCTCCTGGCAGAGCTCCCAGAATACCAGCCTGCCTGGGGCTGCAAGCTTCATCTTCTCCTTCCACA ATGCCCCGCACAAGGTCTCCCACAATGCATCTGTGGACATGTGTGATCTCAAGAAGGAACTGCAGATGCTTAGCCGGTACCTGCAACATCCTCAAAAGGCCTCTAGGCGGCCCTCTGCAGCGTTCATCAGCCA GCAGTTACAGAGTCTGGAGTCAAAGTTGACCTCTGTGAACTTCCTGGGAGACACATTATCCTTTGAGGAGGACCGGGTCAATGCCACAGTATGGAAGCTGCCACCCACAGCCGGGCTAGAGGATCTGCAAATCCACTCCCAGAAGGAG GAGGAGCAGAGTGAAGTCCAGGCATACTCGGTGTTGCTTCCCCGGGCTGTATTCCAGCAGACCAGAGGCCGTCGCCGGGATGCTGCCAAGAGGCTCCTGGTAGTGGACTTCAGCAGTCAGGCTTTATTCCAG GACAATAATTCTAGCCAAGTCCTGGGTCAGAAGGTCTTGGGTATTGTCGTGCAGAACACCAAGGTCGCCAACCTCTCAGATCCCGTGGTTCTCACCTTCCAGCATCAGCCACAGCCA AAGAACGTGACTCTGCAGTGTGTGTTCTGGGTTGAAGACCCGACAT CAAGCAGCCCTGGGAGCTGGAGCAGTGAAGGCTGTGAGACAGTtagcagagacacacagacaagcTGCCTGTGCAACCATCTGACCTACTTTGCAGTGCTGATG GTGTCATCCATGGAGGTAGAAGCCACTCACAAGCACTACCTCACGCTCCTGTCCTACGTGGGCTGTGTCATCTCTGCTCTGGCTTGTGTCTTCACCATTGCTGCCTACCTCTGCTCCAG GAAGAAATCACGTGACTACACCATCAAAGTGCACATGAACCTGCTGCTGGCTGTCTTCCTGCTGGACGTGAGCTTCCTGCTCAGTGAGCCTGTGGCACTGGCGGGTTCTGAAGCAGCCTGTCGCACCAGTGCCATGTTCCTGCACTTCTCCCTGCTTGCCTGCCTCTCCTGGATGGGCCTCGAGGGCTACAATCTCTACCGACTGGTGGTGGAGGTCTTCGGTACCTATGTTCCTGGCTATCTGCTCAAGCTGAGCATCGTGGGCTGGG GTTTTCCTGTCTTCCTGGTCACTCTGGTGGCTTTAGTCGATGTGAATAACTATGGCCCCATCATCCTAGCTGTACGCCGGACTCCGGACCGTGTCATCTACCCGTCTAT GTGCTGGATCCGGGACTCCCTGGTGAGCTATGTCACTAACTTGGGCCTCTTCAGTCTGGTGTTCCTGTTCAACCTGGCTATGCTGGCCACCATGGTGGTGCAGATCCTGCGGCTTCGCCCACACAGTCAGAAGTGGCCCCACGTGTTGACTCTGCTGGGCCTCAGCCTGGTCCTCGGCCTCCCCTGGGCCTTGgtcttcttttcctttgcttctgGTACCTTCCAGCTCGTCATTCTTTACCTCTTCAGCATCATAACTTCCTTCCAAG GCTTCCTCATCTTCCTGTGGTACTGGTCCATGCGGTTCCAGGCCCAAGGCGGCCCCTCCCCTCTGAAGAGCAACTCGGACAGTGTCAAGCTCCCCATCAGCTCCGGCAGCACCTCTTCCAGCCGCATCTAG
- the Adgrg1 gene encoding adhesion G-protein coupled receptor G1 isoform X2: protein MAVQVPRQMVYFLLSLFFLVQGVHGGSPREDFRFCGQRNQTQQSNLHYDQSSEPHIFVWNTEETLTIRAPFPAAPDIPRLFPEPRGLYHFCLYWSRHTGKLHLRYGKHDYLLSSQASSLLCFRKPEPSLKQGAPLVATSVRSWQSSQNTSLPGAASFIFSFHNAPHKVSHNASVDMCDLKKELQMLSRYLQHPQKASRRPSAAFISQQLQSLESKLTSVNFLGDTLSFEEDRVNATVWKLPPTAGLEDLQIHSQKEEEQSEVQAYSVLLPRAVFQQTRGRRRDAAKRLLVVDFSSQALFQDNNSSQVLGQKVLGIVVQNTKVANLSDPVVLTFQHQPQPKNVTLQCVFWVEDPTSSSPGSWSSEGCETVSRDTQTSCLCNHLTYFAVLMVSSMEVEATHKHYLTLLSYVGCVISALACVFTIAAYLCSRKKSRDYTIKVHMNLLLAVFLLDVSFLLSEPVALAGSEAACRTSAMFLHFSLLACLSWMGLEGYNLYRLVVEVFGTYVPGYLLKLSIVGWGFPVFLVTLVALVDVNNYGPIILAVRRTPDRVIYPSMCWIRDSLVSYVTNLGLFSLVFLFNLAMLATMVVQILRLRPHSQKWPHVLTLLGLSLVLGLPWALVFFSFASGTFQLVILYLFSIITSFQGFLIFLWYWSMRFQAQGGPSPLKSNSDSVKLPISSGSTSSSRI, encoded by the exons ATGGCCGTCCAGGTGCCGCGGCAGATGGTCTACTTCCTACTGAGTCTGTTCTTTCTGGTACAAG GTGTACATGGTGGCAGTCCCCGAGAAGACTTCCGCTTCTGTGGCCAGCGGAACCAGACACAACAGAGCAACCTTCATTATGACCAATCTTCAGAGCCTCACATCTTTGTGTGGAACACAGAGGAGACTCTCACGATTCGTGCCCCCTTCCCGGCAGCCCCAGACATTCCCCGCTTATTCCCGGAGCCTAGAGGACTCTACCACTTCTGCCTCTACTGGAGCCGCCACACTGGGAAGCTCCACCTGCGCTATGGCAAGCATGATTACCTGCTTAGTAGCCAAGCCTCCAGCCTTCTCTGCTTCCGGAAACCAGAGCCGAGCCTGAAGCAGGGAGCCCCACTGGTCGCCACCTCTGTCCGCTCCTGGCAGAGCTCCCAGAATACCAGCCTGCCTGGGGCTGCAAGCTTCATCTTCTCCTTCCACA ATGCCCCGCACAAGGTCTCCCACAATGCATCTGTGGACATGTGTGATCTCAAGAAGGAACTGCAGATGCTTAGCCGGTACCTGCAACATCCTCAAAAGGCCTCTAGGCGGCCCTCTGCAGCGTTCATCAGCCA GCAGTTACAGAGTCTGGAGTCAAAGTTGACCTCTGTGAACTTCCTGGGAGACACATTATCCTTTGAGGAGGACCGGGTCAATGCCACAGTATGGAAGCTGCCACCCACAGCCGGGCTAGAGGATCTGCAAATCCACTCCCAGAAGGAG GAGGAGCAGAGTGAAGTCCAGGCATACTCGGTGTTGCTTCCCCGGGCTGTATTCCAGCAGACCAGAGGCCGTCGCCGGGATGCTGCCAAGAGGCTCCTGGTAGTGGACTTCAGCAGTCAGGCTTTATTCCAG GACAATAATTCTAGCCAAGTCCTGGGTCAGAAGGTCTTGGGTATTGTCGTGCAGAACACCAAGGTCGCCAACCTCTCAGATCCCGTGGTTCTCACCTTCCAGCATCAGCCACAGCCA AAGAACGTGACTCTGCAGTGTGTGTTCTGGGTTGAAGACCCGACAT CAAGCAGCCCTGGGAGCTGGAGCAGTGAAGGCTGTGAGACAGTtagcagagacacacagacaagcTGCCTGTGCAACCATCTGACCTACTTTGCAGTGCTGATG GTGTCATCCATGGAGGTAGAAGCCACTCACAAGCACTACCTCACGCTCCTGTCCTACGTGGGCTGTGTCATCTCTGCTCTGGCTTGTGTCTTCACCATTGCTGCCTACCTCTGCTCCAG GAAGAAATCACGTGACTACACCATCAAAGTGCACATGAACCTGCTGCTGGCTGTCTTCCTGCTGGACGTGAGCTTCCTGCTCAGTGAGCCTGTGGCACTGGCGGGTTCTGAAGCAGCCTGTCGCACCAGTGCCATGTTCCTGCACTTCTCCCTGCTTGCCTGCCTCTCCTGGATGGGCCTCGAGGGCTACAATCTCTACCGACTGGTGGTGGAGGTCTTCGGTACCTATGTTCCTGGCTATCTGCTCAAGCTGAGCATCGTGGGCTGGG GTTTTCCTGTCTTCCTGGTCACTCTGGTGGCTTTAGTCGATGTGAATAACTATGGCCCCATCATCCTAGCTGTACGCCGGACTCCGGACCGTGTCATCTACCCGTCTAT GTGCTGGATCCGGGACTCCCTGGTGAGCTATGTCACTAACTTGGGCCTCTTCAGTCTGGTGTTCCTGTTCAACCTGGCTATGCTGGCCACCATGGTGGTGCAGATCCTGCGGCTTCGCCCACACAGTCAGAAGTGGCCCCACGTGTTGACTCTGCTGGGCCTCAGCCTGGTCCTCGGCCTCCCCTGGGCCTTGgtcttcttttcctttgcttctgGTACCTTCCAGCTCGTCATTCTTTACCTCTTCAGCATCATAACTTCCTTCCAAG GCTTCCTCATCTTCCTGTGGTACTGGTCCATGCGGTTCCAGGCCCAAGGCGGCCCCTCCCCTCTGAAGAGCAACTCGGACAGTGTCAAGCTCCCCATCAGCTCCGGCAGCACCTCTTCCAGCCGCATCTAG